A genomic window from Chlorobium phaeobacteroides DSM 266 includes:
- the istA gene encoding IS21 family transposase encodes MYNKVKEFAREGLSIRQISRKTGMDRVTVRKFLRMTDEEFSAFLALQKRRLRKLQPYEQFVKDRVTDYPDCSATQVEDWLKEHHPVFPEVTTRTIYSFVQWIRKAYDLPKPKGTPRAYHPVEQLPYGEQAQVDFGEYWMASADACKVKVHFMIMLLSRSRRKFVSFSQQPITTRFVLEAHEQAFSFFEGIPHTLVYDQDSTIVTDENRGAILYTEAFRKYLLHRSLKIHLCRKSDPESKGKIEAGVKYVKYNFLPGRRFVNLEVLNQEALLWLERTANAKEHATTRLIPDAEWQVEKQHLRPFEPLPYPISGTVGKEYHVRKDNTISYRGNFYSLPVGTYAGPGTLVVLEVRQNTLCLYAQEGRLLANHPIESGKGTVVINNNHRRDTSSKLRELQDSLMLLFTNQEHAERFLESIHNRYPRYSRDQFLHVRNAISGCQQKLIDDALAHCVDHHLFSSGEFHDILHHYRKQEEKQSHQAVFNTFRPKTLRSDMDRMLSFVPDSSGITTYENIFS; translated from the coding sequence ATGTACAACAAAGTTAAGGAATTTGCCCGAGAAGGATTAAGCATCCGCCAAATCAGTCGAAAGACGGGCATGGACAGAGTGACGGTGCGCAAGTTCCTCCGCATGACCGATGAGGAATTCAGTGCGTTTCTTGCTCTGCAGAAGCGGCGCCTCCGAAAATTGCAGCCTTATGAACAGTTCGTCAAGGATAGGGTTACCGACTATCCTGACTGCAGTGCAACTCAAGTTGAAGACTGGCTGAAGGAGCATCACCCTGTTTTTCCGGAGGTAACGACTCGAACGATCTACTCTTTTGTCCAGTGGATCCGAAAAGCCTATGATCTTCCAAAACCGAAAGGAACCCCTCGTGCCTATCATCCGGTCGAGCAACTTCCTTACGGAGAGCAGGCGCAGGTTGATTTCGGTGAGTACTGGATGGCGAGTGCTGATGCCTGCAAAGTGAAGGTGCACTTCATGATCATGCTGCTCTCCCGAAGCCGCAGGAAGTTTGTCAGCTTCAGCCAGCAACCGATTACGACCCGTTTTGTGCTTGAGGCTCATGAACAGGCATTTTCTTTTTTTGAGGGCATACCGCACACACTGGTCTATGATCAGGATTCCACCATTGTTACCGATGAGAACCGGGGTGCTATCCTCTATACTGAGGCATTCAGGAAATACCTGTTGCACCGCAGTCTGAAGATCCATCTCTGTCGGAAAAGCGATCCGGAAAGCAAAGGAAAAATCGAGGCCGGCGTCAAATATGTGAAGTACAACTTCCTGCCGGGGCGACGCTTCGTCAATCTTGAAGTCCTGAACCAGGAAGCGTTGCTCTGGCTTGAACGAACAGCCAATGCCAAGGAACATGCCACAACGCGGCTGATACCTGATGCTGAATGGCAGGTGGAGAAACAGCATCTTCGTCCTTTTGAACCCTTACCCTATCCGATTTCCGGTACTGTCGGTAAAGAGTATCACGTTCGCAAAGACAACACGATCTCGTATCGAGGGAATTTCTATAGCCTGCCGGTCGGCACCTATGCAGGGCCGGGGACACTGGTTGTGCTGGAAGTCAGGCAGAACACCCTTTGTCTCTATGCTCAAGAGGGCAGGTTGCTGGCCAATCACCCGATTGAGAGCGGCAAAGGCACCGTGGTGATCAACAACAACCATCGCCGTGATACCTCCTCCAAACTGCGAGAGTTGCAGGATTCGCTCATGCTGCTTTTCACCAATCAGGAACACGCGGAACGGTTTCTTGAAAGCATCCACAACCGTTATCCCCGATACAGTCGAGACCAGTTCCTGCATGTACGCAATGCCATCAGCGGATGCCAGCAGAAGCTGATTGATGATGCCCTCGCACACTGTGTCGATCATCATCTCTTTTCGTCCGGTGAGTTCCATGATATCCTGCACCATTACCGGAAGCAGGAGGAAAAACAGAGTCATCAGGCGGTGTTCAACACCTTCCGCCCGAAAACACTCCGAAGTGATATGGACAGGATGCTCTCGTTCGTGCCGGACAGCAGTGGCATAACCACCTATGAAAACATTTTCAGTTAA
- the istB gene encoding IS21-like element helper ATPase IstB: MERTITTIQEHARELNLTGLAGTVDLLLEEARKSEPSYSDFALTLLESELSCRRKAHLERRRKIANLPLLHDLDHYDSGVQNGISQVQLQQLRQLLWLDQNFNLILIGPSGTGKSYLAGGLCHEALKLGYHALFRTMDDLIQTIRFKEITAAAAREYKRLLSAHLLVIDDIMMFPLEKSVAVGLFQLVNQLHEQTSFIITTNKSPKEWAEMLGDEVLATALLDRLLYKCEVIKLTGKSYRLEHRTTIFEQQQSPEGGGNRRKKQLPLQKGVGNHCKMT, translated from the coding sequence ATGGAAAGAACCATTACCACCATACAGGAACACGCCCGAGAACTTAATCTCACCGGGCTGGCAGGAACCGTCGATCTCCTGCTCGAAGAAGCGCGCAAAAGCGAACCATCCTACAGTGATTTTGCGCTGACCCTGCTTGAAAGTGAACTCTCCTGCCGACGGAAAGCTCATCTTGAACGGCGCCGGAAAATAGCAAACCTTCCGTTGCTCCATGATCTTGATCATTATGACTCGGGAGTGCAAAACGGGATCAGCCAAGTCCAGCTCCAGCAGTTACGGCAACTGCTCTGGCTCGACCAGAACTTCAACCTGATCCTTATCGGGCCAAGCGGAACCGGCAAGAGCTATCTTGCTGGCGGGCTCTGCCATGAAGCGCTGAAACTCGGTTATCACGCACTGTTCCGCACCATGGATGACCTCATCCAGACTATCAGGTTCAAAGAGATTACAGCGGCGGCAGCAAGAGAGTACAAACGATTGTTGAGTGCGCATCTGCTGGTTATCGACGACATCATGATGTTCCCGCTGGAAAAAAGTGTTGCCGTCGGGCTGTTCCAGCTTGTCAACCAACTGCATGAACAGACATCATTCATCATTACCACCAATAAAAGCCCGAAAGAGTGGGCAGAGATGCTTGGCGACGAGGTTCTTGCGACGGCTCTGCTTGATCGGCTGCTCTACAAGTGCGAAGTCATTAAACTGACCGGCAAGAGCTACCGGCTCGAACACCGGACAACCATCTTCGAACAACAACAATCGCCGGAAGGAGGGGGCAATCGTAGAAAAAAGCAACTACCACTTCAAAAAGGAGTAGGAAATCATTGCAAAATGACGTAA
- a CDS encoding DUF4402 domain-containing protein has protein sequence MIANFRNWLIFNFRLQAALFAFGSDAQATVVGDNGTATATIAGAISVAKYETGSTTGGDLAFGNIIAGPSSGTVTINPFGSGSRSFTTVSGTNLLPFGPAQFQVTGDANANYTVSLPSSDITIYSDTNTMTVDSFTKTVTTGTLTNGTDVFRVGGTLHVGANQPSGTYSGTFNVTAAYN, from the coding sequence GTGATTGCTAATTTCCGAAATTGGCTGATTTTTAATTTCCGACTACAGGCAGCCTTGTTCGCTTTTGGAAGCGATGCGCAGGCAACAGTAGTTGGTGATAACGGAACCGCAACAGCAACGATTGCCGGCGCAATTTCTGTTGCCAAGTATGAAACAGGCTCAACAACCGGTGGCGATCTGGCTTTCGGCAATATCATTGCAGGCCCTTCATCGGGAACCGTAACCATTAATCCTTTCGGCTCCGGTTCGCGCTCCTTTACAACCGTATCGGGTACCAACCTTTTACCGTTCGGCCCTGCGCAATTTCAGGTAACCGGTGATGCAAATGCGAACTACACGGTATCGTTACCATCCTCGGATATCACTATTTACAGTGACACAAACACCATGACAGTGGATAGCTTTACGAAAACCGTTACAACCGGAACGTTGACCAATGGTACTGATGTTTTCAGGGTTGGCGGAACGCTTCATGTCGGTGCGAATCAGCCATCCGGAACCTACAGCGGAACCTTTAACGTAACGGCCGCATACAACTAA
- a CDS encoding fimbrial biogenesis chaperone, whose product MSISHFISTFFIAATIFGFAKSAVAADEPVSAGYSLQDLLITPTRIVFEGNMNTTELALINRSDKAHTYAISFVQARMSENGEIREIDKNTPPGPNDRFADTFVRFSPRRVMLEPRQVQVVRMMLRKPADLTEGEYRSHLSFRLIPSAADAVKTDSVSRGIQIKLIPIYGVTIPVIVRHGSLQATARLSGLGIQTRGNQGKPALALTIEREGNRSTYGDMEALWKAPGSKQISVALTKGVAVYTPNAKRTMLLPLTLPMGSELHGGQLHVRYSEQVNGEERVLAENQIAIP is encoded by the coding sequence ATGAGCATCAGCCACTTCATATCGACATTCTTCATTGCGGCCACAATTTTCGGGTTCGCCAAATCAGCCGTGGCAGCCGACGAGCCTGTTTCTGCCGGCTATTCACTCCAGGATCTGCTGATTACCCCTACACGTATTGTCTTCGAGGGCAATATGAATACCACCGAGCTGGCGCTGATAAACCGCAGCGACAAGGCACATACCTACGCAATCTCCTTTGTTCAGGCTCGCATGAGTGAAAATGGAGAGATCAGGGAGATTGACAAAAACACCCCGCCAGGCCCGAACGACCGGTTTGCCGACACCTTTGTCCGTTTCAGCCCTCGACGAGTAATGCTGGAGCCCCGTCAGGTCCAGGTCGTGCGCATGATGTTGCGTAAACCTGCCGACCTCACTGAAGGGGAGTACCGTTCCCACCTGAGCTTCCGGCTGATACCATCCGCTGCAGATGCCGTCAAAACGGATTCGGTGAGCCGTGGCATACAGATCAAGCTGATACCGATCTATGGTGTGACCATTCCTGTCATTGTGCGCCATGGATCACTCCAGGCAACCGCAAGACTGAGCGGCCTCGGTATTCAAACAAGAGGCAATCAGGGAAAACCGGCTCTTGCATTAACAATTGAGCGAGAGGGCAACCGCTCAACCTATGGCGATATGGAAGCATTATGGAAGGCGCCGGGAAGCAAGCAGATCTCTGTCGCCCTGACAAAAGGTGTTGCCGTCTACACGCCCAATGCAAAACGCACCATGCTTTTGCCCCTCACGCTCCCCATGGGAAGTGAACTTCATGGCGGGCAGTTACACGTCCGCTACAGCGAACAGGTAAACGGCGAAGAACGTGTACTTGCCGAAAATCAGATTGCCATCCCTTAG
- a CDS encoding carboxypeptidase regulatory-like domain-containing protein encodes MPKIRLPSLRDSRASFLILFLLSFASGLLPGILHGEENKKAEQETVLNEEDMLLCVIRLAGATLDGNLVTFTAPQGLFLPLGEISHSLEMGITVDPPGKRASGHVTTPSQTFMLDMGASSIRVSGKSFRYDPSLVVALSDDIYVESGLLAEWFSMRIDANRLDAAVDIRPFEPLPIQQRMARSQRGANTWGYGSFNDPGYPFLDAPYRLLGGPSIDISLSTALTGEGFDTISLGNNRYYTRITGDILWMSGRLDLSGEIAGSGGSIVGLDNANLILERVSPSGGILGPLDARKVAIGDIQPETLPLIGSSIGPGIMISSYPLNQSSFFDKLTLTGFLANGWDVELFSNGNLLDYRPSNTTESYAFVDIPLIYGLNELRLIFHGPQGERRVETNIYNVGRNMIEPGSWNYQVTATNAAQRSLLASPVTATAPLLTWKSTLGITKWLTTSNYFASALIGEERQNFVGAGLSGYLKMVQLDLQMARNLATSKWGRQAGIQSRFGPLTLSVLLQDYDPGWQTTTSTISFLRRWDIRLDGLHPFPFFRNSRLAIAAAQTEYDETKKSKSATIINSNRTWGVDHTHNVTFERTTDGVTESDALSGSSYASLTRRNFSLRAEIQYELMPERIINNVAASCDLRLPHELLLVNNIAYSPASKVLRTSVGLNRTSGAFALGVTGNYATDGAWNFGLQVSTNLSREPVSGTWKTDGNLSSQQAGVSANAYLDANRNRKRDAEEQEIRDVGFFVNQQSHKTTTGSNGIAFLQGLAPNIPTDIAISPSTLTDILWIPAEKGVRVVPRPGYPVPVTFPVWITGEVSGTSFRRKEGIESPASGITIEAVDKTGKVIAKARSEYDGVYILGSLPTGECTIRVSPEQAEKLRITAPFKEVSIPSEGSTIDNIDLIMEEIPVESEKEDPENDGVKLPIDSDKKATPEPDNGK; translated from the coding sequence TTGCCGAAAATCAGATTGCCATCCCTTAGGGACTCACGGGCTTCTTTCCTGATCCTTTTTTTACTCTCCTTTGCAAGCGGCCTTTTGCCGGGAATTCTGCATGGCGAAGAGAATAAAAAAGCAGAACAGGAGACTGTACTCAACGAAGAGGATATGCTTCTCTGCGTCATTCGACTCGCCGGAGCAACGCTCGATGGCAACCTGGTCACCTTTACAGCTCCTCAAGGTCTCTTTCTTCCCCTCGGCGAAATCAGCCATAGTCTCGAAATGGGCATTACTGTTGATCCCCCAGGCAAACGCGCATCTGGCCATGTAACCACTCCCTCGCAAACGTTCATGCTCGATATGGGCGCATCATCCATCAGGGTCTCCGGTAAATCTTTCCGGTATGATCCCTCACTGGTTGTCGCCCTCTCTGACGATATCTATGTCGAGAGCGGACTGCTTGCCGAATGGTTTTCCATGCGCATCGATGCAAACCGTCTTGATGCTGCCGTCGATATCCGCCCTTTTGAACCTCTCCCCATTCAGCAGCGAATGGCCCGCAGTCAGCGTGGAGCAAATACGTGGGGATACGGCAGCTTTAATGACCCTGGTTACCCGTTTCTTGACGCGCCATACCGACTCCTTGGCGGCCCGAGCATCGACATCTCCCTTTCCACGGCCCTGACGGGAGAGGGGTTTGATACCATCTCACTTGGAAACAACCGTTACTATACCCGCATAACAGGCGACATTTTATGGATGAGCGGCCGACTTGATCTTTCGGGAGAGATTGCGGGTTCAGGTGGCTCGATTGTCGGACTTGATAACGCCAACCTGATTCTTGAACGGGTCAGCCCGTCAGGAGGTATCCTCGGACCCCTTGACGCCCGGAAAGTTGCAATCGGAGATATCCAGCCAGAGACGCTCCCGCTGATCGGCAGCAGTATCGGGCCAGGCATCATGATCAGCAGCTACCCGCTCAACCAATCCTCATTTTTCGATAAATTGACCCTGACCGGTTTTCTTGCCAACGGTTGGGATGTGGAGCTCTTCAGTAACGGCAACCTTCTCGACTATCGCCCCTCAAACACCACAGAGAGTTATGCGTTTGTCGATATTCCTCTGATCTATGGTCTGAATGAACTGCGTCTCATCTTCCACGGCCCGCAGGGGGAACGTCGTGTGGAAACAAATATTTATAACGTTGGCCGCAACATGATTGAACCGGGAAGCTGGAACTACCAGGTTACGGCTACCAACGCAGCACAGCGATCACTGCTCGCATCGCCAGTCACCGCCACCGCACCGCTTTTGACCTGGAAAAGCACGCTTGGCATTACCAAGTGGCTTACAACAAGTAATTATTTTGCTTCAGCCCTCATTGGTGAGGAACGTCAGAACTTTGTCGGAGCCGGCTTGAGTGGTTACCTGAAGATGGTTCAACTCGATCTGCAGATGGCCCGAAACCTTGCAACCAGCAAATGGGGCCGGCAGGCTGGCATTCAGTCGCGGTTCGGCCCATTAACACTTTCCGTTCTTTTGCAGGACTATGACCCGGGATGGCAGACGACCACCAGTACGATTTCATTCCTGAGGAGATGGGATATACGCCTCGATGGCCTGCATCCGTTCCCGTTTTTCAGAAACTCGAGGCTCGCCATTGCCGCCGCCCAGACAGAATATGATGAGACGAAAAAATCGAAAAGTGCCACCATTATAAACAGCAACCGGACATGGGGAGTCGACCACACACACAACGTGACATTTGAGCGGACAACCGACGGCGTTACGGAAAGTGATGCTCTTTCCGGAAGTTCCTATGCAAGCCTTACGCGCAGAAACTTTTCGTTGCGAGCTGAAATTCAGTATGAGCTTATGCCTGAGCGAATCATCAACAATGTTGCAGCATCCTGCGATCTGCGACTTCCGCATGAGTTACTGCTTGTCAACAACATTGCCTACTCGCCCGCAAGCAAAGTCCTGAGAACCTCGGTTGGGCTCAACCGCACATCCGGAGCATTCGCTCTGGGAGTTACCGGCAACTATGCTACTGATGGCGCATGGAATTTCGGCTTGCAGGTTTCCACAAACCTGAGCCGCGAACCGGTAAGCGGAACATGGAAAACCGACGGAAACCTGAGCAGTCAGCAGGCGGGAGTATCAGCCAATGCATACCTCGATGCAAACAGGAACCGGAAGAGGGATGCGGAAGAGCAGGAAATCAGGGATGTCGGTTTTTTTGTCAATCAGCAAAGCCACAAAACAACCACAGGATCAAATGGCATTGCTTTTCTTCAGGGGCTTGCACCCAATATCCCGACGGATATCGCCATCTCTCCTTCAACATTGACAGACATCCTCTGGATTCCTGCAGAAAAGGGGGTGAGAGTAGTGCCGCGACCGGGTTATCCTGTACCGGTAACATTTCCTGTTTGGATCACCGGTGAAGTAAGCGGGACCTCCTTCAGAAGAAAAGAGGGTATCGAGAGCCCCGCTTCCGGCATTACGATAGAGGCCGTCGACAAAACAGGTAAAGTTATTGCAAAAGCCCGTTCGGAATATGACGGGGTTTACATTCTGGGCTCTCTGCCTACCGGTGAGTGCACTATCCGGGTCTCACCTGAACAGGCTGAAAAGCTTCGAATCACGGCACCGTTCAAAGAGGTGAGCATTCCTTCCGAAGGTTCCACCATTGACAATATTGATCTGATAATGGAAGAGATCCCCGTCGAATCCGAAAAAGAGGATCCTGAGAATGACGGAGTAAAACTGCCCATCGACTCCGATAAAAAAGCAACTCCCGAGCCAGACAACGGCAAATAA
- a CDS encoding DUF4402 domain-containing protein: MKKSSLLREKFIVLSCTVLMLFFGYQAEGQSAESLATATIAVGITETKDTQTPTGGDLAFGTIIPGSSTGTVTIVPSTAARIYSGSVQLVSSISGPATFTVSGTPNSSYSVTLPENDLITISNGSDTMEVNSFSISRSSGSSTLGSDGLASFRVGGKLEVDANQPPGNYTGTFAVTVAYQ, from the coding sequence ATGAAAAAGAGCTCCCTGCTGCGGGAAAAATTCATCGTACTCTCGTGTACGGTTCTCATGCTCTTTTTTGGATATCAGGCAGAAGGCCAGTCTGCTGAATCTCTTGCCACAGCGACAATAGCGGTTGGCATTACCGAAACCAAAGACACGCAAACCCCTACCGGTGGCGACCTGGCTTTTGGAACAATCATTCCCGGCTCATCAACGGGCACCGTGACCATCGTACCGTCTACCGCTGCCCGGATTTATTCGGGAAGTGTGCAACTTGTCTCTTCAATATCCGGACCTGCGACATTTACTGTTTCAGGAACTCCTAATTCATCGTACTCCGTCACCTTACCTGAAAATGACCTGATTACTATTTCAAACGGTAGTGATACGATGGAAGTAAACAGCTTTAGCATCTCCCGGTCATCCGGCTCATCAACACTGGGAAGTGACGGCCTTGCTTCATTCAGGGTCGGTGGAAAACTGGAGGTGGACGCAAATCAGCCGCCAGGAAACTATACGGGAACCTTTGCCGTAACCGTAGCCTACCAGTAA
- the tgt gene encoding tRNA guanosine(34) transglycosylase Tgt, whose product MNFTLTATDTKSSARCGVLETSHGTIPTPIFMPVGTRASVKSLEPHELTELGVSIILANTYHLYLRPGNDILRKAGGVHRFMNWNGPLLTDSGGYQVYSLSDLRKITEEGVTFRSHLDGSKQQFTPENVIDTERIIGSDIIMPLDECPPSTADREYVQTSGELTIRWAERAKKRFVSTSPLYGHSQFLFGITQGGIHADLRTISTKALVDLDFDGYAIGGMAVGEPAEAMYRVLELSDMLLPARKPRYLMGVGTPENILNAIERGVDMFDCVIPTREGRNGRVYTRNGTMNLRAAKYAADFRPLDEGFDNEVCRNFSRAYIRHLLNVGEILGLKLCTMQNISFYLWLTTTAREQIQNGTFTEWKNDFLSRFNSNEKT is encoded by the coding sequence ATGAATTTTACTCTTACTGCGACTGATACGAAAAGCTCGGCAAGATGCGGCGTGCTTGAAACCTCTCACGGAACCATCCCGACCCCGATTTTCATGCCGGTTGGTACCCGCGCAAGCGTTAAATCGCTTGAACCGCATGAGCTTACTGAACTGGGGGTAAGCATCATCCTTGCCAACACCTACCATCTCTATCTCAGACCAGGAAATGATATTCTCCGAAAAGCCGGCGGCGTGCACCGGTTCATGAACTGGAACGGCCCGCTCCTCACCGACAGCGGCGGGTACCAGGTTTACTCACTCTCTGATCTTCGAAAAATCACCGAAGAAGGTGTGACCTTCCGCTCACACCTCGATGGATCAAAACAGCAGTTTACTCCTGAAAACGTAATTGATACCGAGCGCATTATCGGCAGCGATATCATAATGCCGCTTGACGAGTGCCCACCGTCAACCGCTGATCGGGAATATGTGCAGACCTCAGGAGAACTTACTATCCGCTGGGCAGAACGGGCAAAAAAAAGGTTTGTCTCCACCTCCCCGCTCTACGGGCACAGCCAGTTCCTTTTCGGCATTACCCAGGGCGGCATTCATGCCGACCTTCGAACAATCTCAACCAAAGCTCTGGTGGATCTTGATTTCGACGGCTACGCCATTGGCGGCATGGCCGTAGGCGAACCTGCCGAAGCGATGTACAGGGTGCTCGAGCTTTCAGATATGCTGCTTCCCGCACGCAAACCCCGCTATCTCATGGGTGTGGGCACACCGGAAAACATTCTGAACGCTATCGAGCGAGGCGTCGACATGTTCGACTGCGTCATTCCGACTCGCGAAGGACGAAACGGCAGAGTCTATACCCGCAACGGAACAATGAACCTGCGGGCAGCGAAATATGCCGCAGATTTCCGTCCTCTGGATGAAGGATTTGATAATGAGGTGTGCAGGAATTTCTCCCGAGCCTATATCCGTCATCTTTTGAATGTCGGTGAAATTCTCGGACTGAAGCTTTGCACCATGCAGAACATCTCCTTCTACCTCTGGCTCACGACGACTGCACGCGAACAGATTCAGAACGGCACCTTCACCGAATGGAAAAACGACTTTCTCAGCAGATTCAACAGCAATGAAAAAACATAA
- the rimO gene encoding 30S ribosomal protein S12 methylthiotransferase RimO, which produces MKKHNVFLLSLGCSKNTVDSERLMAQAEASGITFTEEADLADTILINTCGFIEDAKEESIAEILAAVEKKTQGIVSGVYVMGCLSELYRTEMREELPEIDGFFGTRELPALLQAIGAQYRDELYDHRSLLTPPHISYLKIAEGCNRSCSFCSIPKIRGRYRSQPMEQLLREAALLQKKGVRELNLIAQDTSIYGRDLYGTPMLRELLVRLSDMEFRWIRLLYAYPLDFPLEVITAMSERKNICNYLDLPLQHCNDRILRSMNRGITKTETVRLLDTIRAANPDIRLRTTMLVGFPGETRAEFDELMQFIETMRFDRLGCFPYCHEEHAPSYALEDTVKAEEKEERRAELMELQETIAKENNQLFEGKELTVLIDQIEGDIAIARTEYDAPEVDNECYLTTGSLRVGTGEFCTAHISESSAYELHGTITAVNG; this is translated from the coding sequence ATGAAAAAACATAACGTCTTTCTGCTAAGCCTCGGATGCTCAAAAAACACTGTAGACTCCGAACGCCTCATGGCACAGGCGGAGGCATCCGGCATAACGTTTACCGAAGAGGCCGACCTTGCCGATACCATCCTTATTAACACCTGCGGGTTCATCGAAGATGCCAAGGAAGAGTCGATTGCTGAAATACTTGCAGCCGTTGAAAAAAAAACTCAAGGTATTGTTTCAGGCGTTTACGTTATGGGGTGCCTCAGCGAACTCTACCGCACGGAAATGAGAGAAGAGCTTCCGGAGATTGACGGATTTTTCGGCACCCGTGAACTGCCTGCCCTGCTTCAGGCAATCGGAGCTCAATACCGTGACGAGCTGTATGACCATCGATCGCTCCTTACACCACCGCATATTTCCTATCTTAAAATTGCCGAAGGTTGCAATCGCTCATGTTCCTTCTGCTCGATCCCGAAAATCAGGGGACGGTACAGGAGCCAGCCAATGGAGCAACTGCTTCGGGAAGCCGCCCTTTTACAGAAAAAAGGGGTTCGGGAGCTCAATCTCATCGCACAGGACACCAGCATCTACGGAAGAGATCTCTACGGCACACCCATGCTCCGGGAGCTGCTTGTTCGATTATCCGACATGGAGTTCCGCTGGATTCGTCTGCTCTATGCCTATCCTCTCGACTTTCCGCTCGAAGTGATTACCGCCATGAGCGAGCGAAAAAATATCTGCAACTACCTCGATCTTCCCTTGCAGCACTGCAATGACCGAATTCTTCGATCAATGAACCGGGGAATCACAAAAACGGAAACCGTAAGGCTTCTTGACACGATCAGAGCCGCAAACCCGGACATCAGGCTTCGCACCACCATGCTTGTCGGATTTCCGGGAGAAACCAGAGCGGAGTTCGATGAACTCATGCAGTTTATCGAAACGATGCGCTTCGACAGACTCGGCTGCTTCCCCTACTGCCATGAAGAACACGCCCCATCCTATGCGCTTGAAGATACGGTCAAAGCGGAAGAGAAGGAGGAACGCAGAGCTGAGTTGATGGAACTTCAGGAGACCATTGCCAAAGAGAACAATCAGCTATTCGAAGGAAAGGAACTTACCGTGCTCATCGACCAGATTGAGGGCGATATCGCTATAGCGCGAACGGAATACGACGCTCCAGAAGTTGACAACGAATGTTATCTGACCACCGGCTCACTCAGGGTCGGAACAGGAGAGTTCTGCACCGCACATATTTCAGAGAGCTCCGCCTACGAACTGCACGGCACGATCACCGCCGTTAATGGATAA
- the radC gene encoding RadC family protein: MRIHDLDPENRPRERFLRTGPASLSPSELLALVLRSGTRNNNIIDTCNALIARFGLERLADIPLSELQEIKGIGQAKAMQIIAVFELNKRIHYSRNLQRKVLSARDVFEYMAGRVPDITKEHLFVLHLNTKNQIIRNEQVTVGTLNASLAHPREVFKSAIRESAHAIILVHNHPSGDVEPSNADRQVTEILRQAGSFLQIDLLDHVIIGVDTWFSFREHSLLT, translated from the coding sequence ATGCGCATCCACGACCTCGATCCTGAAAACAGGCCGCGAGAACGGTTTTTGAGAACCGGACCGGCATCGCTCAGTCCATCAGAACTTCTGGCACTCGTTCTGCGTTCAGGAACCAGAAACAACAACATTATTGATACATGCAACGCTCTTATTGCCAGGTTCGGACTTGAAAGGCTTGCTGACATACCGCTCAGCGAACTGCAGGAGATAAAGGGTATCGGACAGGCGAAGGCGATGCAGATCATCGCTGTGTTTGAACTGAACAAGCGGATTCACTACAGTCGGAACCTCCAGAGAAAAGTGCTCTCGGCTCGGGATGTGTTTGAATACATGGCAGGAAGAGTTCCCGATATAACCAAGGAACACCTTTTCGTTCTCCATCTGAACACGAAAAACCAGATTATCCGCAACGAACAGGTTACGGTAGGAACCCTGAACGCCTCTCTTGCCCATCCAAGAGAGGTATTCAAATCAGCCATCAGGGAGTCTGCCCATGCCATTATTCTCGTGCACAACCACCCTTCGGGAGATGTTGAACCAAGCAATGCCGACCGGCAGGTAACAGAAATCCTCCGGCAGGCGGGATCCTTTCTCCAGATTGATCTTCTTGATCACGTTATCATCGGTGTTGATACCTGGTTCAGCTTTCGCGAACACTCCCTGCTAACGTAA
- a CDS encoding cold-shock protein — translation MARSKVKWFDGKKGYGFIVNPEGGEDIFVHFSAIICEQSFKVLNQDADVDFELEKTQKGFQAKNVREVPVTGASESPSLDVAVAG, via the coding sequence ATGGCAAGAAGTAAGGTTAAATGGTTTGACGGGAAAAAAGGCTACGGCTTTATTGTGAACCCTGAAGGCGGAGAGGATATTTTCGTCCATTTTTCCGCCATTATCTGTGAGCAGAGTTTCAAGGTTCTCAATCAGGACGCTGACGTGGACTTTGAGCTTGAGAAAACCCAGAAAGGGTTTCAGGCAAAGAATGTTCGCGAAGTTCCCGTAACCGGTGCATCGGAATCACCGTCTCTTGACGTGGCTGTGGCGGGATAG